One Solea solea chromosome 5, fSolSol10.1, whole genome shotgun sequence genomic window carries:
- the LOC131459420 gene encoding beta-1,3-galactosyltransferase 1-like — MKSIKPPFDRQGSSNMLESVRTTGGQSQRLTDTVKPVDDSSSSRSSRRWCCCRSRRCIFLFVLFSGVFVIICYTNIMGMAMDWNPDWWLQHPANSTTHRWLVPSETLNMDKALAEILNSSIRTTSNSSSNSSSSSSSSSSSVSVPAETNQSNNDSVPTTPPPYVSPGPYLVEYPYQYHFIMNEPQKCAEQKPFVVLMVPVAPKNRAHRDIIRKTWGSESVVLDKVVTVIFQLGLYTGEGGEQLREQLLQESNEHRDLIQSDFVDCYKNLTIKTMVMMEWLDAYCSNASYAMKIDSDMFLNVPRLVTMLSNAPKSNYMTGYVERGAIVQRSPRSKWFLPREVFPRSHYPRYALGLAYILTLDLPKKLLEGAKHVKAVYIEDVYLGLCMEHLGINPTDSPDWNYFHYVPVPYKRCTFSKLIATTTFTQADRMAMWADFTKPGPYC, encoded by the exons ATGAAAAGCATCAAACCTCCATTTGACAGACAGGGAAGTTCCAACATGCTGGAGAGTGTGAGGACGACGGGGggacaaag CCAAAGACTGACGGACACAGTGAAGCCAGtggacgacagcagcagcagcaggagcagcaggaggtggTGCTGCTGCAGATCCCGAcgttgcatttttttatttgttctgttttcgGGCGTTTTTGTCATCAtttgctacaccaacatcatgGGAATGGCGATGGACTGGAACCCTGATTGGTGGCTGCAACATCCGGCAAACTCCACGACTCACAGGTGGTTGGTTCCTTCAGAGACACTGAACATGGACAAGGCTTTAGCCGAAATACTAAATTCCAGCATCAGAACcaccagcaacagcagcagcaacagcagcagcagcagcagcagcagcagcagcagcgtcagtgTCCCCGCTGAGACCAACCAATCCAACAATGACTCAGTGCCAACAACCCCGCCTCCCTATGTGTCTCCAGGTCCATATTTGGTGGAATATCCCTACCAGTATCACTTCATCATGAATGAGCCGCAGAAATGTGCAGAGCAGAAGCCTTTCGTGGTTCTGATGGTCCCTGTGGCGCCAAAAAACAGGGCTCATCGTGACATCATCCGTAAAACATGGGGAAGTGAAAGTGTGGTACTGGACAAAGTGGTGACGGTGATCTTCCAGCTGGGGCTGTACACTGGAGAGGGAGGCGAGCAGCTCCGAgaacagctgctgcaggagagCAACGAGCACCGGGACCTGATCCAGAGCGACTTCGTGGACTGCTACAAGAACCTGACCATCAAGACCATGGTGATGATGGAGTGGCTGGACGCCTACTGCTCCAACGCCTCGTACGCCATGAAGATCGATTCAGACATGTTCCTGAATGTTCCCAGACTCGTCACGATGTTGTCAAACGCTCCAAAATCAAACTACATGACGGGATATGTAGAGAGAGGAGCTATAGTTCAAAGAAGTCCAAGGTCCAAATGGTTCCTTCCCCGTGAGGTTTTCCCAAGGTCACATTACCCACGTTATGCTCTGGGTCTTGCCTACATCCTCACTTTGGACCTCCCGAAAAAGCTGCTGGAGGGAGCCAAACACGTCAAAGCGGTCTACATTGAAGACGTGTATTTGGGCTTGTGCATGGAGCACCTGGGCATCAACCCCACTGACTCCCCAGACTGGAACTATTTTCACTATGTTCCTGTGCCGTACAAGCGCTGCACTTTCTCCAAATTAATAGCAACAACGACTTTTACTCAAGCTGATCGCATGGCGATGTGGGCCGACTTTACAAAACCAGGTCCGTACTGCTGA
- the cdhr5a gene encoding cadherin-related family member 5 produces the protein MELMLRSKPVSGFFGCVVVIIGYFFAISAAQRLCSVPPGPVTVSENSTADVQLVQINSGSDVTLKVTVNPEGLFYLRGNLLMAKKGLDYESLPSAALVVWVQCSRTGSRSVNESVEVLVENVNDNPPNFAQNHYVLEVNELTAINTSVGLIEATDVDSAPLFYRLESATVRTCDDAFFRLENINMPKILVKSLLDYDVVQKISLVLHVQDTFNGSASNEPFFTSVATITVNVKDVDNRPPWFQPCLRTNLGIAKLCVSSGYRGKVNLTEKEEGPLVLEPGPVFAKDGDKNRSEQISYRILRGNEGNIFHIDEETGNITMAKAADIIGPITLTVLASQVTNRDQFAVTQVTIEVMKRSRNPPRFEKERYEGFIYSNSVPESMILRDRSTNRPFRVRARDEDFASGVNPDVKYEVQYSSYVNVTSDGFMVLKRVVKTESFALQLRAVDSTTGEFGTAAVSVQVIPAMAIPSPSNIGYRPGDMALLGLVMAALLVLCLIVIGFLISRLWKGNGSMDKLCGCLGPCLKLDRPRTGHRDSLQYTNNGFQNEGDQSRVGVRRWNNPLPRRSTFPQPRGRVIPLERRSHHCSSCGVYTNHVPKGSPSTRRAWRDRGDGDEYGTRSILTRQRRKEGQKTVWFKESEDSSDIEVEIIPDTVGQVLEETEEELEGEAEMEGVVRDPAAPLREEEVQNAEPSEEEEDCGRTSSDKEKEKQEG, from the exons ATGGAACTGATGCTGAGGAGCAAACCTGTGAGCGGTTTCTTTGGATgcgtcgtcgtcatcatcggTTACTTTTTTGCAATTAGTGCGGCTCAAAGAC TTTGCTCGGTGCCTCCTGGTCCAGTGACGGTTTCTGAAAACAGCACAGCCGACGTGCAGCTGGTGCAGATCAACTCTGGCAGTGATGTGACGCTCAAAGTCACGGTGAACCCTGAGGGTCTGTTCTACCTGAGAGGAAACCTCCTGATGGCGAAGAAGGGACTCGATTATGAG TCGTTGCCCAGTGCAGCTCTGGTGGTGTGGGTGCAATGCAGCAGAACTGGTTCCAGATCT GTGAACGAGTCTGTTGAAGTCCTGGTTGAAAATGTGAACGACAACCCTCCAAACTTCGCACAAAACCACTACGTGCTGGAGGTGAACGAG CTCACGGCGATCAACACCAGCGTCGGGCTGATCGAAGCGACAGACGTGGACTCAGCGCCTCTGTTCTATCGTTTAGAGTCGGCGACGGTAAGAACATGTGATGATGCA TTTTTCCGTCTGGAGAACATCAACATGCCAAAGATCCTTGTAAAGAGCCTCCTGGACTACGACGTCGTACAAAAGATCTCGCTGGTTTTACACGTGCAG GACACGTTCAACGGCTCGGCCTCCAACGAGCCGTTCTTCACGTCGGTGGCCACCATCACGGTCAACGTGAAGGACGTCGATAACCGGCCGCCGTGGTTTCAGCCGTGTCTGAGGACAAATTTAGGAATCGCCAAACTGTGTGTGAGCAGCGGCTACAGAGGCAAGGTCAACCTGACGGAGAAAGAG GAAGGACCATTAGTGCTGGAGCCCGGGCCGGTGTTCGCTAAGGACGGAGACAAGAACAGGAGTGAGCAGATCAGCTACAGAATACTGCGAG GAAACGAAGGAAACATTTTCCACATTGATGAAGAAACAGGAAACATCACCATGGCAAAAGCTGCTGATATTATCGGCCCGATAACGCTCACCGTTCTg GCATCTCAGGTGACCAACAGGGACCAGTTTGCAGTGACTCAGGTGACCATTGAGGTGATGAAGAGGAGCAGGAATCCTCCACGGTTTGAGAAGGAGCGATACGAAGGGTTCATCTACAGCAACTCCGTCCCTGAAAGCATGATCCTCCGAGACCGGAGCACAAACCGGCCCTTCAGGGTGCGAGCGCGGGACGAGGACTTTGCTAGT GGTGTGAACCCAGATGTGAAGTACGAGGTCCAGTACAGCAGCTACGTCAACGTGACCTCGGACGGTTTCATGGTCCTGAAGAGAGTTGTGAAGACGGAGTCCTTCGCGCTGCAG CTCCGGGCGGTGGACTCAACGACGGGGGAGTTTGGCACAGCAGCCGTCTCTGTCCAGGTCATACCGG CCATGGCCATTCCGTCTCCCTCCAACATCGGCTACCGTCCAGGAGACATGGCTCTCCTGGGTCTGGTCATGGCGGCTCTGCTCGTGCTCTGCCTCATTGTGATCGGCTTTTTGATTTCCCGCTTGTGGAAGGGAAACGGCAGCATGGACAAACTGTGTGGG TGCCTGGGCCCCTGTCTGAAGTTGGACCGGCCCCGGACCGGGCACAGGGACTCGCTGCAGTACACCAACAACGGCTTCCAGAACGAGGGCGACCAAAGCCGTGTGGGCGTCAGGCGCTGGAACAACCCTCTCCCAAGGCGGAGCACTTTCCCCCAGCCACGGGGCCGGGTCATCCCCCTGGAGAGGCGGAGCCACCACTGCTCCTCCTGTGGCGTCTACACCAACCACGTCCCCAAGGGGAGCCCCTCAACGAGGAGGGCctggagggacagaggagacggGGACGAGTACGGCACAAGGTCCATCCTGACCAGGCAGAGGAGAAAGGAGGGCCAGAAGACAGTGTGGTTCAAAGAGAGCGAGGACTCCTCAGACATCGAGGTGGAGATAATCCCGGACACTGTAGGCCAGGTGttggaggagacagaggaggagctggaggggGAGGCGGAGATGGAGGGGGTTGTCAGAGACCCGGCTGCCCcgctgagagaggaggaggtccAGAACGCCGAGcccagtgaggaggaggaggactgtgGAAGAACAAGCTCAGataaggagaaggagaagcaggAGGGCTGA